AACAGATCACGGGACAGTAGTCTTCGGGCTGCACCCACTAAGGTCGAGTCTGTGCGCAGTTCGCTTCGATCCGAATTCGCCGAGCATCAACATTTTTTAGCCACTTGTACCTGGAATGGTGTCGCCGCGGACAAAGGCTGCAATCTCCCAGCACAGGTCGTCTGCGGCGGGCATGTCGCCGATCCGGTCGAATAATCCGTGAGTAACACCACGGTAATCAACGAGGCGACATGGATGCTGTTGTGAAGATAATTGATTGGCTAACGCCAGCACTTGGCCACGGAAGAAGTCGTATGCGCCGATGCACAAAAACACTGGCGGGAGCTGCCGCAAATCCCGTTGTGGCAGATTATCGGCGGACACTGTAGACGCATCCATGCGGAGATATTCCACAAAATTGGGGTGTGTCCATTGTGCAGCTGCATCCGCCAACAGGGTATCTAGCATGGCTTGTTGTTGTGAACAGATGGTGTATTCCGCTGCAGCTGCAGTGATGGTGTTGAGCTGAACACGCCAGTCACAGTGCGGATAGAGCGCGACTACACCAGCTAAGGGAGGCGATAGTCGGTCATTCTGTGCCAGGGTGAGACTGGCGTGGAGTGCCAGTCCCCCGCCCGCGGAATCCCCGGCGATGAAGATACGTCGTGGATCAAGGTTCCATGGCGATGTGTGGTGCTCTGCGGAACTGAGTGCTGTGATGGCTTCGGTGACGGCGTGCAGCATCACTGTCCATGGGGTTTCTGGTGCTAAGGGATAGTCGATGCTGGCTACCAGCGCAGGGGCAGCTGCACTGAGTTGGCGTAGCGCTTCATCAACGACGTCAAGGCTGCCGGTGACATAGCCGCCGCCATGCAGATAGATCACTAATGGTAAGGATTCCGCCGCGTGAGCAGCATTAGGGGATCCGTCAGCGGTAAGCGGCCGATACCAGCGAACCGGCATGGTCAGGCTTTGTTGTGGTTCAGCTGTACTGGCAGGTGATCGTCGTTGCATGTCGACCGCTGTAGACAGTGGCACAGTCACCGTGGTGTGACGGGTTTCCACAGCAACCGGACGGGAACAGGATTTCACGCCAGTGCCTGCCCGAATGGTTTGTGCAGCAGCTTGCAGATGGTCGGTGCGCAATGTGGGGTGTGTGGTGCTTTCTGCTAGCAAGTGTGCCGGGGTTCCGGTGTGGTGTTCTGGCTCCGCTGCAGCAGATGAGGATTGAGGCGGGGTTGGTGTGCCGGGATTGGATTGGAGGCGATCGAATACTTGGGCGTCGAAACGATGGGCAAAACCATGGTCGAATGTGGGCTTTTCGACGTGCACAAATGTGTCGGTGCACCGGGTGATCCGGGTTTGTGCAGCGATGGCTGCGGCACGTCCAGCAACACTTGCGTGTGCTGTGCGGCTGTTCGGTTGGCTACCGGCAGGCTGTGGTGAGGACGGCTCAGATTTCGGGGTGTGCATTGGTTATTGCTCCCGCCTTGTGTGGTGGTGATGTGCCCAAACGCTGGAGGCCCCGGCGCGGCCGGTGATAAGCGGGCACGCTCCCATCAGCCGCTCAGGGTTACCCCTAGCAAGACGACGATGGTTGCAGTGTTGGCACTGTCAGCACTGATGACCATCGCTGATGGTTGGTGATCATACGCCTGCCAGGGGTATCGATTGGCATGGATTCAAGGGAGGGGTGTGGAACCCACATGTCAGCACGCGGTCTGGAGCAGGGAAGACAAACACGTCCAAGGCGGTAGCTGCTTGCCCGCCTTGGACGCGTGCGTGGCGTGTTGGAAGGTGGTTAGCCCAACACCCCGTTGAGCAGCTCACTGCTGGAAGGATGAGTCACAATAAGGTTGCCCACCTCGGTGGCAGGAACGTTTGCCTGCATTGCCAGCACCACGGTGTTGATGATCTCTTGGGAATCAACACACCATAAGGTGGCGCCCAAGATCTGATCGTCAGTACCGATATGGAACACAATGTTGCCTTGTGATTGACCAACAATTTTTGGTCGCGGCATAACGGCAATATCGGCCACTGCCGCGCTGCGGGTGGTGTATTCGATACCTGCTTCATCAAGTTCCGCCGTGGTTTTCCCGACTGTGGACAGTGGTGGATCAATGAAGGTGGTGGTGGGAATAATGCGGTGTTCCCGGCTGCGGACATCCCCGATCCCCCACCGGTCGTGAAGGACGATCCGATGATCGTCGAAGGAAAGATAGGTAAATTGCGGTGCCCCGGTCACGTCGCCGACGGCATACACCCCATCGACCCCGGTGCGGCACTGCGCATCGACGGCGATGGCTCCACGATCAGTGACGGTGATCGAGGTGTTCTCCAGGGCAAGCGCATCGGTGGCAGGGATCCGACCAATAGCGGTAAGCACTAACGATGCAGCATAGCGCTGTGTGGTGCCGTCTACTTCCGCCACAACGGTGACCTCATCGGCGGTGGCTGCTCCTTCCACTGCGGTCACCTGTGCACCGCCGACATAGTGCAGCCCTTGTTGTTTCAGATGCTCAAGCACTGCAGGGGCAATCTGCTGGTCGATG
The Corynebacterium choanae DNA segment above includes these coding regions:
- a CDS encoding alpha/beta hydrolase; this encodes MHTPKSEPSSPQPAGSQPNSRTAHASVAGRAAAIAAQTRITRCTDTFVHVEKPTFDHGFAHRFDAQVFDRLQSNPGTPTPPQSSSAAAEPEHHTGTPAHLLAESTTHPTLRTDHLQAAAQTIRAGTGVKSCSRPVAVETRHTTVTVPLSTAVDMQRRSPASTAEPQQSLTMPVRWYRPLTADGSPNAAHAAESLPLVIYLHGGGYVTGSLDVVDEALRQLSAAAPALVASIDYPLAPETPWTVMLHAVTEAITALSSAEHHTSPWNLDPRRIFIAGDSAGGGLALHASLTLAQNDRLSPPLAGVVALYPHCDWRVQLNTITAAAAEYTICSQQQAMLDTLLADAAAQWTHPNFVEYLRMDASTVSADNLPQRDLRQLPPVFLCIGAYDFFRGQVLALANQLSSQQHPCRLVDYRGVTHGLFDRIGDMPAADDLCWEIAAFVRGDTIPGTSG
- a CDS encoding FAD-dependent oxidoreductase, producing the protein MEYHVDVAVIGFGKAGKTIAMKRAKAGDKVVVIEQSPEMYGGTCINIGCVPTKTLLHQVREYAAAATLNDTPLDGQTIWDNAKAHRDSLIAKMNSANKAMVENAGATIVDGQAHFLDDHTLQVGDTVVTAETIIINTGAIARTLPVPGGDHRLVVDSTGIQQITTLPKKLVIIGGGPIGVEFASLMLPLGVEVTMLDAADTFLGRIDQQIAPAVLEHLKQQGLHYVGGAQVTAVEGAATADEVTVVAEVDGTTQRYAASLVLTAIGRIPATDALALENTSITVTDRGAIAVDAQCRTGVDGVYAVGDVTGAPQFTYLSFDDHRIVLHDRWGIGDVRSREHRIIPTTTFIDPPLSTVGKTTAELDEAGIEYTTRSAAVADIAVMPRPKIVGQSQGNIVFHIGTDDQILGATLWCVDSQEIINTVVLAMQANVPATEVGNLIVTHPSSSELLNGVLG